A single window of Sparus aurata chromosome 12, fSpaAur1.1, whole genome shotgun sequence DNA harbors:
- the enc1 gene encoding ectoderm-neural cortex protein 1: MKMSVCVHENRKSRASTGSMNIYLFHKSSYADSVLMHLNSLRQQRLFTDVLLHAGSRSFPCHRAVLAACSRYFEAMFSGGLRESQASEVDFRDSIHPEVLELLLDYAYSSRVVINEENAESLLEAGDMLEFQDIRDACAEFLERNLHPSNCLGMLLLSDAHQCTKLSELSWGMCLSNFPAICKTEDFLQLPKDMVVQLLSHEELETEDERLVYEAALNWINYDLEKRHCHLPELLRTVRLALLPAIFLMENVSTEELINAQAKSKELVDEAIRCKLKILQNDGVVNSPCARPRKTSHALFLLGGQTFMCDKLYLVDQKAKEIIPKADIPSPRKEFSACAIGCKVYITGGRGSENGVSKDVWVYDTVHEEWSKAAPMLIARFGHGSAELKHCLYVVGGHTAATGCLPASPSVSLKQVEQFDPVANKWTMVAPLREGVSNAAVVSVKLKLFAFGGTSVTHDKLPKVQCYDPQENRWTVPASCPQPWRYTAAAVLGNQIFVMGGDTEFSACSAYKFSSETYQWTKVGDVTAKRMSCQAVASGNKLYVVGGYFGTQRCKTLDCYDPTLDAWNSITTVPYSLIPTAFVSTWKHLPA, encoded by the coding sequence ATGAAAATGTCCGTGTGCGTCCATGAGAACCGGAAATCAAGAGCCAGCACCGGCTCTATGAACATCTACCTGTTCCACAAGTCCTCCTATGCCGACAGTGTCCTCATGCACCTCAACTCACTCCGGCAGCAGCGGCTTTTCACGGATGTCCTGCTTCACGCCGGGAGCCGCTCCTTCCCCTGCCACCGCGCCGTGCTGGCAGCCTGCAGCCGATACTTTGAGGCCATGTTCAGCGGCGGGCTGAGGGAGAGCCAGGCCAGTGAGGTAGACTTCCGTGACTCCATCCACCCGGAGGTTTTAGAGCTCCTGCTGGATTACGCTTACTCGTCCCGTGTGGTCATCAATGAGGAGAATGCGGAGTCGCTGCTAGAGGCTGGGGACATGCTCGAGTTTCAGGACATCCGGGATGCCTGTGCCGAATTCCTGGAGAGAAACCTTCACCCGTCTAACTGCCTTGGCATGCTGTTGTTGTCTGACGCCCACCAGTGCACCAAGCTGTCAGAGCTCTCCTGGGGAATGTGCCTCAGCAACTTTCCCGCTATTTGCAAGACGGAGGACTTCCTCCAACTGCCCAAAGATATGGTGGTGCAGCTTTTGTCACACGAGGAGCTGGAGACGGAAGACGAGAGACTGGTTTATGAAGCGGCACTCAACTGGATCAACTACGACCTGGAAAAGAGGCACTGCCACCTTCCAGAGCTCCTGAGAACGGTTCGCCTGGCGCTGCTGCCTGCCATCTTTCTCATGGAGAACGTGTCTACGGAAGAGTTGATCAACGCCCAGGCCAAGAGCAAGGAGCTGGTGGATGAGGCTATCCGATGCAAGCTGAAGATCCTGCAGAACGATGGCGTCGTCAACAGCCCATGTGCACGACCAAGGAAAACCAGCCATGCCCTCTTTCTTCTGGGCGGGCAGACTTTCATGTGTGATAAGTTGTACCTGGTGGACCAGAAAGCCAAAGAGATCATCCCCAAGGCTGACATCCCCAGCCCCAGGAAGGAGTTCAGCGCCTGCGCCATCGGCTGCAAGGTGTACATCACTGGCGGAAGAGGCTCAGAGAACGGTGTGTCCAAAGATGTATGGGTCTACGACACCGTCCATGAAGAATGGTCGAAGGCAGCGCCCATGCTCATTGCCAGGTTTGGTCACGGCTCTGCAGAGCTGAAACACTGCCTCTACGTGGTCGGAGGTCACACCGCAGCAACTGGCTGCCTCCCGGCCTCCCCGTCTGTATCACTCAAACAGGTGGAGCAGTTTGACCCAGTGGCAAACAAATGGACCATGGTAGCTCCTTTGAGAGAGGGTGTTAGCAACGCAGCGGTCGTCAGCGTCAAACTCAAGCTCTTTGCTTTTGGAGGAACCAGCGTCACCCACGACAAGCTGCCCAAGGTGCAGTGCTACGACCCGCAGGAGAACCGATGGACTGTGCCGGCGTCCTGCCCGCAGCCGTGGCGCTACACAGCCGCCGCCGTGCTGGGAAACCAGATCTTTGTCATGGGCGGGGACACAGAGTTCTCAGCGTGCTCGGCTTATAAATTCAGCAGTGAGACTTACCAGTGGACTAAAGTGGGCGACGTGACAGCCAAGCGGATGAGCTGCCAGGCTGTGGCGTCAGGGAACAAACTGTATGTGGTGGGTGGGTACTTTGGCACGCAGCGCTGCAAAACTTTGGACTGCTATGACCCCACCTTGGATGCTTGGAACAGCATCACCACTGTGCCATACTCGCTCATTCCCACTGCTTTCGTCAGTACCTGGAAACATCTGCCTGCCTGA